A region from the bacterium genome encodes:
- the panC gene encoding pantoate--beta-alanine ligase, protein MQIFRTVREMQAWSLGRRAEGRRIALVPTMGALHEGHLALIDAAKKQADEVVLSIYVNPTQFGPQEDFDKYPRTFDRDSDLAEQRGVAAIFAPSNEEMYPAGHQTFVTVTELSRGLCGAFRPGHFRGVTTVVAKLFLIVQPQRAFFGEKDYQQLKVIQRMVADLNIPVEVIGVETVRDPDGLAMSSRNAYLSPEERSEALAISRSIALAQDLVKQGTHDCKNILDQVQGLLFQGKFTMVQYAEIVDEEMLAPLAAVERPARLILAVYINGKRLIDNGPLRP, encoded by the coding sequence ATGCAAATCTTCCGCACGGTGCGAGAAATGCAAGCTTGGTCTTTGGGCCGCCGGGCCGAGGGCCGGCGCATCGCCTTGGTGCCGACGATGGGCGCCCTCCACGAGGGTCATCTCGCCTTGATCGACGCCGCCAAGAAGCAAGCCGACGAGGTGGTCCTCTCGATCTACGTCAATCCGACCCAATTCGGGCCCCAAGAGGATTTCGACAAATATCCGCGGACCTTCGACCGCGACTCGGACTTGGCCGAGCAACGGGGCGTGGCCGCCATCTTCGCGCCAAGCAACGAAGAGATGTATCCGGCCGGCCATCAAACCTTCGTCACCGTCACCGAGCTGAGCCGCGGCCTCTGCGGGGCCTTTCGGCCCGGTCACTTCCGGGGCGTCACCACCGTCGTCGCCAAGCTTTTCCTCATCGTCCAGCCGCAAAGGGCCTTTTTCGGCGAGAAGGACTACCAGCAGCTCAAGGTGATTCAAAGGATGGTCGCCGACTTGAATATTCCGGTCGAAGTCATCGGCGTCGAGACGGTCCGGGATCCCGACGGCTTGGCGATGAGCTCGCGCAATGCCTACCTCAGCCCCGAGGAGCGGAGCGAGGCCTTGGCTATCTCGCGCTCCATCGCCCTGGCCCAGGATTTGGTGAAGCAGGGGACCCATGACTGCAAAAACATTCTCGACCAAGTCCAGGGCTTGCTCTTTCAGGGAAAATTCACCATGGTGCAGTACGCCGAGATCGTCGACGAGGAGATGTTGGCGCCGCTCGCCGCCGTCGAGCGGCCGGCTCGCCTGATCCTCGCGGTTTACATCAACGGCAAGCGCTTGATCGACAACGGCCCGCTGCGGCCATAA